The Sphaerochaeta sp. nucleotide sequence AGACTGATGAACGCTGCGTAGACCAATGCGAGCAACAATGAGGACATATACGCAAATGATATCGACAAAACGGGAGGGAAGACAATCGACCAGCCAGGGGAAAGCCCGTATACTTGGGGTATGTATACCGAATGCGTGTTACCGATGACGGAGATGGATGCCCAATCGTTCCTCCAGAGTGATCCCGAGGAGATGCGCCGGAGGTTTGAGGCAGTCATCCAGACGGAAGGTCCGATTCTGGACAGCCTTCTGGAAAAACGGGTGCTCCGCTCCTATGGTTTGGTGAAGCGGGGAAGCAGGATTCGCCCGTTGATGGACCGTATCCTGGAAGCAATGGATACGGAACGCACCTGGCAGGTATCCGCCGATGGCAAGCGGCATGCCGTCTATTGGCCGGAATCCTACCGCGGAAAAGACAAGGCGACGTTCACCGAATGCAGGATTCCCAGTGATCGTGACATCATGGAAATCCCGCTGTGCGAGGTGGCCAACCTGATGCGGAGCATCGGCGTCAAACAAAAAACCAAGCTGTTCAACCTTACGGCCAAACAGCTTGGCTACGCGCGCAAGGGAGCGAACATCAGAAAGACGTTCGCCCTCGCCTATCCGCTTATTTGATGTCTTCGAACAACCAGGTGGACAGATAGCGCTCACCCGTATCGGGAAGAAGCGCGACGATCGTCTTGCCCTTGTTCTCCGGCTTCTTTGAGTACTCCAGGGCGGCGGACAGGGCTGCACCGGAAGAAATACCGATCAAAAGGCCTTCCTCACGGGCCGCGGCGCGCGCCGTCTGACCGGCTTTGGCGTCATTCGCCTCGAACACATCGTCCAGCACGGAACGATCAAGCACCTCGGGAACGAATCCCGCGCCGATGCCCTGGATCTTGTGCGGACCGGCATGCCCTTCCTTCAGGACCGGGCTGGTCTCCGGCTCAACGGCAACAATCTTTACGTTGGGGTTCTTCTCTTTCAGATACTTGCCGATACCGGTCACCGTGCCACCGGTGCCGACGCCGGCGATGAACACATCCACGTTATGTCCGGAATCTTCCCAAATCTCCGGACCGGTGGTGGTGTAATGGGCTTTCCAGTTGGCCGGGTTGGTGAACTGGCTGGGGATGAACGAACCAGGGATGGAAGCCGCGATCTCTTTGGCTTTGGCGATGGCGCCGCTCATTCCTTTGGAGCCTTCGGTGAGCACCAGCTCAGCGCCAAAGGCGGCAAGTAGTTTTCTGCGCTCGATGGACATCGTCTCCGGCATGGTGATGATCAGATGATATCCCTTCACCGCCGCGGTGAACGCCAATCCGACACCGGTGTTTCCACTGGTCGGCTCAACAAGCGTTGCTCCCGGTTTGATGATTCCGCGCTTCTCCGCGTCGTCAATCATGGCGAATCCAATACGATCCTTCACGGAAGAGCAAGGATTGAAGCTCTCCACCTTGACCAGCACGGTCGCGTAACCGTCCTTGTTCAATTTATTGATCCGTACCAGGGGAGTATGTCCGATGGTCTGCGTGATGTCCTGATAGATGTGCGACATTCCAAGCCTCCTAGCTTTTAATTCTTAGTAATTTGATACACTTAATAGTAATTAGGTCATGGGTATTTGTCAAGAGGGTCAGATGGGTTTTTCTCAGTATGTTTCTCAGATTT carries:
- a CDS encoding DUF3320 domain-containing protein gives rise to the protein MYTECVLPMTEMDAQSFLQSDPEEMRRRFEAVIQTEGPILDSLLEKRVLRSYGLVKRGSRIRPLMDRILEAMDTERTWQVSADGKRHAVYWPESYRGKDKATFTECRIPSDRDIMEIPLCEVANLMRSIGVKQKTKLFNLTAKQLGYARKGANIRKTFALAYPLI
- the cysK gene encoding cysteine synthase A, with the protein product MSHIYQDITQTIGHTPLVRINKLNKDGYATVLVKVESFNPCSSVKDRIGFAMIDDAEKRGIIKPGATLVEPTSGNTGVGLAFTAAVKGYHLIITMPETMSIERRKLLAAFGAELVLTEGSKGMSGAIAKAKEIAASIPGSFIPSQFTNPANWKAHYTTTGPEIWEDSGHNVDVFIAGVGTGGTVTGIGKYLKEKNPNVKIVAVEPETSPVLKEGHAGPHKIQGIGAGFVPEVLDRSVLDDVFEANDAKAGQTARAAAREEGLLIGISSGAALSAALEYSKKPENKGKTIVALLPDTGERYLSTWLFEDIK